A segment of the Candidatus Babeliales bacterium genome:
GGATTGCAAGCTTATTTATTGTCTTGTACCAATAGAGTCGCTTGATAAGACACTTGAGAAGCAAGCACGACTTGTTGCTAGAAAACGAGTTAAAGCAATAAACCATTCGATGAAATTAGAGCAGCAAGGGTTGAATCAAAAGCAGCTACAGCAACAAGAAGATGATTTGGTCAAAGAACTATTGCAAAGCGATCCTAAGAATTTATGGAACAATGATGAAGTTTAATTATCCACCAGGATCAACACCGTTAGAACCGGGTGAACTTGCTGGGTTAATACCAAAACACATCACTACCCAAGAAGAACTAAACGCTTGGGAAGAAAAGAATATCATTGAGGCTGAGCCTTGGGCTTTTAAGCAAAAAGACATTCTCTCGCTTACATTCATCAAGAAGCTGCACAAGCGCATGTTTAATAAGACTTGGGAATGGGCTGGTGAATTCCGTACTTCAGGAAAGAATATAGGTGTTTATTGGGCACAAATACCCATGAAGCTTCACGAGTTGTGCGATGATATTAGTTATCAATTGGATCACAATGCGTACTCTAAAGACGAGATTGCAATAAGATTTCACCATCGCTTAGTTTTTATACATGCGTTTGCCAATGGTAACGGCAGGCATGCACGATTAATGGCTGATATTTTCATTGTAAAGCAAGGTGGTAGTAGATTTACTTGGGGAATGCATCAAGACTTAACCAAGGCTACTCCTATACGCAAACAATATATTGAAGCATTACAACTTGCTGATCGTGGAGATTATTCAAAGCTATTAACTTTCGCTCGATCATAAAGTCTTAATTATTAAACCTTTCATCTCAAGCAGCCTCCTTCACTATATTTTTACTCCAAAAACACCCATCCATAGCCCTTTTGACAGATTTAATTGCTTTTGGTAATGTTAATAATAGAGAAAGTACTTTTCTTCCATGAGGCGACTCCTGTTTGTTAGTACCCATTATTATACATGGGTTGGAGTCGCACTTCATTTTAGAACTTTTCGTATATAATAAACGGAGGTCTTGTTATGATTTTTTCAAAAAAACTATCAATCGCCGTCATACTCGCTCTTAGTGTACAGCTGAGTACTGGTGCATTTTTTAGTGATATCCAAAGCAAAAAGACAATCATTCTAAATTTTGCACAAGATCTACGCAACCAAAATAACTCACAAGCACAAAAAATTGCACAATGGCTTGAGCAGCAAGCGATTGCCCAGTCAGAATCCAATGAGGCAATCATCAGTATAATCACCAATAACGATTTAACTGAAAAATCAAAAATCATGTTATTACGTAAAATAATAGCTCAAGAAAAAAGAGATACCATAAAAGATTTTATGTATGATATCCGTGCTCGTATTTTAGCCACTGCATTCTTGTTTTTGCATAC
Coding sequences within it:
- a CDS encoding mobile mystery protein B, translated to MKFNYPPGSTPLEPGELAGLIPKHITTQEELNAWEEKNIIEAEPWAFKQKDILSLTFIKKLHKRMFNKTWEWAGEFRTSGKNIGVYWAQIPMKLHELCDDISYQLDHNAYSKDEIAIRFHHRLVFIHAFANGNGRHARLMADIFIVKQGGSRFTWGMHQDLTKATPIRKQYIEALQLADRGDYSKLLTFARS